Part of the Cohnella candidum genome, CAAGAGCCATCAAGAGGAATCGCTGCTGACGCTGCTCATCGTGATCATCATCGCGATTTCCCCTATTTTTTCGCCCGATTTTTTCACGGAATACAATCTGTTTAATTTGCTTCGGCAAATTTCCTATACCGCCATCGTCTCCATAGGCATGCTGCTTACGATCCTGATCGGCGGCATTGATCTGTCCGTAGGATCCACCATGCAGGCGGTAGGTTTGTCTTCGATTTTACTGATTCAGAATGATATGCCCGTCTGGTTGGTCGTCATCGTCGTCCTTCTTATCGGCATGGCGTTAGGGCTTATAAACGGTTCGCTGATCGTGTACGGACTGCTCCAACCATTCATCGTAACGCTGGGAACCAAGATCATCATCGACGGCCTGACGCTAGTCATCTCGGACGGTAAAGGCGTCAGCGGCAACGCTCCGGACAGCTTTCTGGAAATCGGGGCGGGGCACGTCGGCTCGGTGCCGATTCCCGTCATCATCATGTTCGTTCTGATCTTCCTGGGCTCCGTCGTGTTGAACCGCACGGTTTTCGGCAGACAGATCTACGCCGTCGGATCGAACCGTCTGGCTGCCCACAACTCGGGTATTCACGTAAATAGAATTCAACTTCTCGTTTACATGTTGTCCGGTTTGTTCGCCGCCATCGCAGGGCTGCTCGTAGCGGCCAGAACCGGCGCGTTCCAGCCGATCACGGTAGGCGGCGGTGCCGGGGGCATGGAACTCAATGCCATCGCCGCGGTCGTCGTCGGCGGCGCGAGCCTTGCTGGCGGTAAAGGCACTGTCGGCGGAGCCTTCCTGGGCGCACTGCTGTCCGGTTTGCTGTTCAATCTGCTCGTTTTTCTAGATCTCAATCCTTATATCCAGCAATTCGTCTTGGGCGCCATCGTGCTGGCCGCGGTCATCTTCTCTGCCTCCAAACGCCAAAAGCGTTGATCGCCAACCTGAAGAAGTAAAGAGGGATAGATATGAATAACGTGATTCTCGAACTTAAAGGGGTTTCCAAAAAATTCGGTCCCGCTTACGCCAACCAGAATATCAACGTGCAGCTGGAGCAAGGGGAGTTTCACGCGATCGTCGGCGAGAACGGGGCGGGAAAATCCACCTTGATCAAGATGCTCTCCGGGGTTCACCTTCCGGACGAAGGCGAAATCATTTGGAAGGGCAAGGCGGTAAAGCTGACTTCTCCCCATGCGGCGCAGAGCCAGGGGATCAGCACTCTGTTCCAGGAAATTCAGGAAATTCCGGCGCTTTCGGTGGCGGAAAACATCTTTCTGGGCCGCGAACCGAAGTCCATGGGCTTCATGCAGTGGTCGGACCTTTTCAAGGAAGCCGAAGTCCTTCTCCGCAGCCTGAACATCATGATTGACCCCCGGACGAAGATGGAAGACTTGAGAATATCCGAGCGGAAAATGGTCGAGATCGCGCGAGCGGTATCGATCAAAGCGGAACTGATCATCATGGACGAACCGTCGGCGAACTTGAACGAGGACGAGCTGAAAATTCTGTTCGATACGATCGCGCTTTTGCGCAGGCAAAACGTGACCATCGTCTACATCTCGCACCGTTTGCGCGAAATATTCGCCATGGCGGACCGCGTCACCGTGCTCCGCGACGGCAAACACATCCAGACGATCAACATCAGGGACACGAATGAAGCCGCGCTCGTCACGAGCATGATCGGCCGCAAGCTGGAAGAGTATTATCCGGCCAAAACGGTGGAGAGCGGCGACGTGCTGCTCGACGTGAAGAACTTGAGCCTGCCGGACGGCGAACTGCAGAATGTAAGCTTCCAGCTCCGCAAACGCGAGGTCGTCGGACTTGCGGGGCTTGCCGGTTCGGGTCAGGAACTCGTGACGAAAATCCTGTTCGGCCTGGTCAAGGGGTTTACGGGCAACATCGTCCTCGACGGCCGATCGTT contains:
- a CDS encoding sugar ABC transporter ATP-binding protein, producing the protein MNNVILELKGVSKKFGPAYANQNINVQLEQGEFHAIVGENGAGKSTLIKMLSGVHLPDEGEIIWKGKAVKLTSPHAAQSQGISTLFQEIQEIPALSVAENIFLGREPKSMGFMQWSDLFKEAEVLLRSLNIMIDPRTKMEDLRISERKMVEIARAVSIKAELIIMDEPSANLNEDELKILFDTIALLRRQNVTIVYISHRLREIFAMADRVTVLRDGKHIQTINIRDTNEAALVTSMIGRKLEEYYPAKTVESGDVLLDVKNLSLPDGELQNVSFQLRKREVVGLAGLAGSGQELVTKILFGLVKGFTGNIVLDGRSFVPHSPRQSMNAGISFVPEDRKTQGLFLNQSVKDNMSITALFKNFLTGGLINKSKELRKANSLIAQLSVRPQDPYKHVGNLSGGNQQKALIGRWLIDKYKILILEEPTRGVDVGAKMDIYQEINKLLEQDLAILMVSSELPELLGMCDRILVFSEGKMTAEFSRDEATEEKIMEYAFPR
- a CDS encoding ABC transporter permease, whose protein sequence is MEMKLGWRNRLGLMIKSHQEESLLTLLIVIIIAISPIFSPDFFTEYNLFNLLRQISYTAIVSIGMLLTILIGGIDLSVGSTMQAVGLSSILLIQNDMPVWLVVIVVLLIGMALGLINGSLIVYGLLQPFIVTLGTKIIIDGLTLVISDGKGVSGNAPDSFLEIGAGHVGSVPIPVIIMFVLIFLGSVVLNRTVFGRQIYAVGSNRLAAHNSGIHVNRIQLLVYMLSGLFAAIAGLLVAARTGAFQPITVGGGAGGMELNAIAAVVVGGASLAGGKGTVGGAFLGALLSGLLFNLLVFLDLNPYIQQFVLGAIVLAAVIFSASKRQKR